The following proteins come from a genomic window of Athalia rosae chromosome 1, iyAthRosa1.1, whole genome shotgun sequence:
- the LOC105683759 gene encoding threonine aspartase 1-like, which translates to MDSPVNGLVAVHVGAGKHSLILKQKYQKLCGLACRKATGILKAGGNVLDAVVEATIILEDSPLTNAGYGSNLTFDGKVECDASVMNGLTLQFGAVGAVGCLKNPIATAKLLCNQQSNNISFGRVLPSFLVGDGALIWGKERGLEAVPAAELISVKALKIYKYYKRKVLNAENIHRQISTKMDTIGAICVDAAGNVASACSSGGIILKHPGRVGQAAVWGCGVWARNGKVYPDCSVATSTSGCGEHLISTTLARSIAEGISSSNCPTTALHSIMKTDFIESPFLTFSGPKLGGAIAIKYSPQEGSGDLLWSHTTESMIIGYMSTKEAKSKSRRSVLTTPEVGRKAVVEGIGFRI; encoded by the exons ATGGATAGCCCTGTTAACGGTTTAGTTGCGGTACACGTAG GTGCTGGGAAACATTCGCTTatcttgaaacaaaaataccaaaaactATGTGGTCTTGCATGCAGAAAG GCAACCGGTATTCTGAAAGCTGGAGGGAATGTTTTGGATGCTGTAGTTGAAGCTACCATCATACTGGAGGATTCACCATTAACAAATGCTGGATATGGCTCAAATCTCACGTTTGATGGAAAGGTCGAGTGTGATGCCAGTGTAATGAATGGCCTAACACTGCAGTTTGGTGCAGTCGGGGCTGTgggatgtttgaaaaatccaaTAGCAACTGCAAAGCTTCTGTGCAACCAACAATCCAACAACATCTCTTTTGGCAGAGTTCTTCccag TTTCTTAGTTGGAGATGGAGCTCTCATTTGGGGAAAGGAAAGAGGCTTGGAAGCTGTCCCAGCTGCAGAATTAATCTCTGTCAAGGCTTTGAAGATTTATAAATACTACAAGCGAAAGGTCTTGAATGCTGAAAATATACACAGG CAAATCTCTACAAAAATGGATACAATTGGTGCCATATGTGTGGATGCTGCGGGAAATGTTGCGTCTGCTTGCTCTAGTGGTGGCATTATACTGAAGCATCCAGGCAGAGTTGGGCAG GCTGCAGTCTGGGGTTGTGGAGTATGGGCACGTAACGGAAAGGTTTATCCTGATTGTTCTGTGGCAACAAGTACATCCGGATGTGGAGAACATTTGATATCTACAACTTTAGCTCGCTCCATTGCTGAGGGCATATCAAGTTCCAACTGTCCTACTACAGCTCTCCACAGCATAATGAAGACTGATTTTATAG aGTCACCATTCTTGACATTTTCGGGCCCAAAACTTGGCGGGGCTATCGCCATTAAATATTCTCCTCAGGAAGGCAGTGGGGATCTCCTCTGGAGTCACACCACAGAATCAATGATTATAGGGTACATGAGCACCAAGGAAGCAAAATCAAAG AGTCGTAGGTCAGTATTGACAACACCAGAAGTAGGCAGAAAAGCGGTTGTGGAAGGAATCGGTTTCAGGATATGA
- the LOC105683758 gene encoding arginine-hydroxylase NDUFAF5, mitochondrial: MLSLMSIMKMSLISRNCLKYDLYKLGDCIINNRGKVMSSDVRKLSNSRVTYALPPHSVMNVFNRDHKLLQKERAARAEDVELYDYIKEEVGYRLSDRIFDVKRRFKRALDLGCGRGYISKHVISESVEELILADISPTFLSQAQTNEGIKVERRVIDEENLPFEPNSLDLVISCLSLHWVNDLPGCFGQIIQSLRNDGVFMAAIFGGDTLYELRSSLQLAEIERDGGISPHISPFTDIRDVGSLLNRAGFTMLTIDTDEIVVGYPTMFELMWDLKGMGESNAARNRKLHLKRDTAIAAAAIYEELYGKTNEKDESKYVPATFQVIYLLGWKPDASQPKPLKRGTGEVSLKDLHRLDQIIKEKKKVKLTDEDK; this comes from the exons ATGCTTAGCCTCATGTCAATAATGAAAATGTCTTTGATTAGCCGTAACTGCTTAAAGTACGACTTGTATAAACTAGGAGactgtataataaataatagagGTAAAGTTATGTCATCTGACGTTCGGAAATTGAGCAATTCACGGGTAACCTATGCATTGCCACCCCACAGTGTTATGAATGTTTTCAATCGGGACCATAAACTATTACAAAAAGAACGAGCAGCCCGTGCTGAAGACGTTGAGTTATATGACTACATAAAAGAAGAGGTTGGTTACAGATTATCCGACAGAATCTTTGACGTCAAACGAAGATTTAAAAGAGCCTTGGATTTAGGTTGCGGTCGAGGCTATATATCCAAACATGTCATAAGTGAGAGCGTCGAGGAGTTAATATTAGCTGACATAAGTCCGACGTTTTTAAGCCAAGCGCAAACCAACGAGGGGATCAAGGTAGAAAGAAGAGTTATCGATGAGGAGAATCTTCCATTCGAGCCCAATAGCTTAGATCTAGTCATCAGTTGCCTTAGCCTTCATTGGGTTAATGATCTCCCAGGATGCTTTGGACAGATTATACAGAGCTTGAGAAATGATGGTGTATTTATGGCTGCCATATTTGGTGGTGACACGCTTTATGAACTAAG atCATCGTTGCAGTTGGCAGAAATCGAAAGGGATGGTGGTATATCACCTCACATTTCACCCTTCACCGATATCAGAGACGTGGGCAGTTTATTGAACAGAGCAGGATTTACCATGCTCACAATTGACACAGATGAAATAGTTGTTGGCTATCCTACCATGTTTGAGTTAATGTGGGATTTAAAAG GAATGGGTGAAAGTAATGCAGCAAGAAATCGTAAACTTCATCTCAAGAGAGACACAGCAATAGCAGCAGCTGCGATCTATGAAGAATTGTATggtaaaacgaatgaaaaagatgaatcAAAGTATGTACCAGCCACTTTTCAAGTAATCTATTTGCTTGGATGGAAACCTGACGCCTCTCAACCAAAACCACTGAAAAGAGGTACAGGCGAAGTTTCTCTGAAAGATTTGCATCGTCTCGATCAAAttatcaaagagaaaaagaaagtcaAGCTTACCGacgaagataaataa